In Pseudochaenichthys georgianus chromosome 6, fPseGeo1.2, whole genome shotgun sequence, a single window of DNA contains:
- the LOC117447976 gene encoding zinc finger CCHC domain-containing protein 2-like, whose protein sequence is MSMVESRSCVQREGVYRWFSSLTSAERAEFLCGLLDLCVPIELRFLGCCLEDLARKDYHSLRDAEIKANNPADLSGLTNITDEVVRSKLLVSLALLSSGNREAAGVLYRTLTHIDSVINNYGLALNDGRTEEQFLLLFTMASHHPAFSFHQKQVLRQQLGHIQDTLQVSGGGGGGGGEAQEAAGDRAAACHPQPHHPLLHLTAPLPPAASPLPDASAASLPLSACPPCYTHCSCCHKSRTRDAGTASGVTTGRRDQPVSQELNLPHPDIPPPPPPPPPPPPPPPPPPPPP, encoded by the exons ATGAGTATGGTGGAGAGTCGGAGTTGTgtccagagggagggggtgtACCGCTGGTTCAGCTCCCTCACATCAGCCGAGAGAGCCGAGTTCCTGTGCGGCCTCCTGGACCTCTGCGTCCCCATCGAGCTCCGCTTCCTCGGCTGCTGTCTGGAGGACTTGGCTCGCAAGGACTACCACTCCCTCCGGGATGCAGAGATCAAAGCCAACAACCCCGCCGACCTCTCGGGCCTTACGAACATCACGGACGAGGTGGTGCGGAGCAAGCTGCTGGTGTCCCTCGCCCTGCTCAGCTCTGGCAACAGGGAGGCTGCGGGGGTCCTGTACCGGACCCTGACTCACATAGACTCGGTGATCAATAACTACGGTTTGGCCCTGAACGACGGGAGGACTGAGGAGCAGTTTCTGTTACTGTTCACCATGGCCTCTCACCACCCTGCCTTCAGCTTCCACCAGAAGCAGGTGCTGAGGCAGCAGCTCGGCCACATCCAGGACACCCTGCAG GTgagcggaggaggaggaggaggaggaggagaggctcAGGAAGCTGCTGGGGATCGAGCTGCCGCGTGTCACCCTCAGCCTCATCACCCCCTCCTCCATCTGACGGCCCCCCTGCCCCCCGCTGCTTCCCCCCTGCCCGATGCCAGCGCTGCCTCCCTGCCTCTGTCGGCCTGCCCCCCCTGCTACACACACTGCAGCTGCTGCCACAAG AGCCGGACCAGAGACGCCGGCACAGCCTCAGGGGTCACCACGGGACGACGAGACCAACCTGTCAGCCAGGAGCTCAACCTTCCTCACCCAGacatccctcctcctcctcctcctcctcctcctcctcctcctcctcctcctcctcctcctcctcctcct